A stretch of the Azorhizobium caulinodans ORS 571 genome encodes the following:
- a CDS encoding glutamate synthase subunit beta yields MGKVTGFLEIDRHDQKYQPASDRIRHFREFTLPLPETEVSNQAARCMDCGIPFCHGDTGCPVHNQIPDWNDLVYNGEWEEAARNLHSTNNFPEFTGRVCPAPCEEACTLNLEDMPVTIKTVEQSIADKAWKMGWIKPEPPAHRTGRSVAVVGSGPAGLAAAQQLARAGHDVHVFEREPKAGGLLRYGIPDFKMEKHHIDRRVAQMEAEGVTFHYGVNVGVTKPVQELLDSYDAVLLAGGAEAPRDPKLPGQELEGVHFAMPYLVQQNRRVGHEDTGREHPLLASGRHVVVVGGGDTASDCVGTAFRQGALSVTQLDIRPVPPVKENKLAVWPFWPTKFRTSSSQAEGAEREFACATLGIEGRNGRVTGVKCARVDHKRQPIPGTEFVLRADLVFLAIGFASPIHEGLLEQSGADLDGRGNVKANVTDYQTSVPKLYAAGDMRRGQSLVVWAIREGRQAAHAIDLALMGTTTLPR; encoded by the coding sequence ATGGGTAAGGTCACGGGGTTCCTGGAGATCGATCGGCACGATCAGAAGTATCAGCCGGCGTCCGATCGCATTCGCCATTTCCGCGAGTTCACCCTGCCGCTGCCGGAGACGGAAGTCAGCAACCAGGCGGCGCGCTGCATGGATTGCGGCATCCCGTTCTGCCATGGCGACACCGGCTGCCCGGTGCACAACCAGATCCCGGACTGGAACGACCTCGTCTATAATGGCGAGTGGGAGGAAGCGGCCCGCAACCTCCACTCCACGAACAATTTCCCCGAGTTCACCGGCCGCGTCTGCCCCGCCCCGTGCGAGGAAGCCTGCACGCTGAACCTCGAGGACATGCCGGTCACCATCAAGACCGTGGAGCAGTCCATCGCCGACAAGGCGTGGAAGATGGGCTGGATCAAGCCCGAGCCCCCGGCCCACCGCACCGGACGTTCCGTCGCCGTGGTCGGCTCCGGCCCGGCAGGCCTTGCCGCCGCCCAGCAGCTCGCCCGTGCCGGCCATGACGTGCACGTCTTCGAGCGCGAGCCCAAGGCCGGCGGCCTGCTGCGCTACGGCATCCCGGACTTCAAGATGGAGAAGCACCACATCGACCGCCGCGTGGCGCAGATGGAAGCGGAGGGCGTGACCTTCCACTACGGCGTCAATGTGGGCGTGACGAAGCCGGTGCAGGAACTGCTCGACAGCTATGACGCGGTGCTGCTCGCCGGCGGCGCCGAGGCCCCGCGCGATCCCAAGCTGCCGGGCCAGGAGCTGGAAGGCGTGCATTTCGCCATGCCCTATCTGGTGCAGCAGAACCGCCGCGTGGGCCATGAGGACACCGGCCGCGAGCATCCGCTGCTGGCTTCCGGCCGCCATGTGGTGGTGGTGGGCGGCGGCGACACCGCCTCCGACTGCGTGGGCACCGCTTTCCGCCAGGGCGCGCTCTCCGTCACCCAGCTCGACATCCGCCCGGTGCCGCCGGTCAAGGAGAACAAGCTGGCGGTGTGGCCCTTCTGGCCGACCAAGTTCCGCACCTCGTCCTCGCAGGCCGAGGGCGCCGAGCGCGAGTTCGCCTGCGCCACGCTCGGCATCGAGGGGCGCAACGGCCGCGTGACCGGCGTGAAGTGCGCCCGCGTCGACCACAAGCGCCAGCCGATCCCGGGCACGGAATTCGTGCTGCGCGCCGATCTCGTCTTCCTCGCCATCGGCTTCGCGAGCCCCATCCATGAGGGCCTGCTGGAGCAGTCGGGCGCGGATCTCGACGGGCGCGGCAATGTGAAGGCGAACGTCACGGACTATCAGACCTCCGTGCCGAAGCTCTATGCGGCGGGCGACATGCGGCGCGGCCAGTCGCTGGTGGTCTGGGCCATCCGCGAGGGCCGTCAGGCGGCCCACGCCATTGACCTCGCCCTCATGGGCACCACCACCCTGCCGCGCTGA
- a CDS encoding GntR family transcriptional regulator, whose amino-acid sequence MDQVADTPKLNVEPLGASSSLRALAYDALKRAITEMDIYGSNTDIRLDERQLSEDLGVSRTPIREAMTVLEQEGFVRSVPRRGIFVVRKTKRQLVEMITVWAALESMAARLAATRATAADLASLRRLFNDFEAERPAAHVPEYSKANIAFHQAIIRMGGSALIVDMTENLFLHMRAIRTVSIQQDNRSDVSMQEHMAIIDALEARDPERAERLVREHTMALAALVEKHGQFPE is encoded by the coding sequence GTGGATCAGGTCGCAGACACGCCCAAGCTCAATGTCGAACCCCTCGGGGCGAGTTCGAGCCTGCGCGCCTTGGCCTATGATGCTCTTAAGCGGGCCATTACGGAAATGGACATTTACGGCAGCAACACCGATATCCGGCTGGACGAGCGTCAGCTCTCCGAGGATCTCGGCGTGAGCCGGACCCCCATCCGCGAAGCCATGACTGTGCTGGAGCAAGAAGGCTTCGTGCGGTCTGTCCCCCGGCGGGGCATCTTCGTGGTGCGCAAGACCAAGCGCCAGCTGGTGGAAATGATCACCGTCTGGGCGGCGCTGGAAAGCATGGCGGCGCGCCTCGCCGCGACCCGTGCGACGGCGGCGGACCTCGCGTCCCTGCGCAGGCTCTTCAACGATTTCGAGGCCGAGCGCCCGGCCGCGCACGTGCCCGAATATTCCAAGGCGAACATCGCCTTCCATCAGGCCATCATCCGCATGGGCGGCAGCGCGCTCATCGTGGACATGACCGAGAACCTGTTCCTGCACATGCGGGCCATTCGCACGGTCTCCATCCAGCAGGACAACCGCTCCGACGTCTCCATGCAGGAGCACATGGCCATCATCGATGCGCTCGAGGCGCGCGACCCCGAGCGCGCCGAGCGCCTGGTGCGCGAGCACACGATGGCGCTCGCCGCTCTCGTGGAGAAGCACGGCCAGTTTCCAGAATAG
- a CDS encoding Bug family tripartite tricarboxylate transporter substrate binding protein, protein MRRLHRWSLGALAALCLAPAAAQAWQPTKTVELVVPAGVGGGADQMARVIQGIIQKHGLMAQPLVVVNRPGGAGAQGFLEMKGAAGDPHKILISLSNVFTTPLATGAPFRWDELTPVAMLALDEFILWVNAKASYSDVAGFVAALKAAPPGAEFKMGGTGSKQEDQIITAAIEQKTGGRFIYVPYKGGGDVATQLVKGQITASVNNPIEAVTQWRAGEVRPLCVFDDERLPYKEPVVGQTSWADIATCKEAGLDIEYLMLRGIFGPPRLTADQVGYYVELFRRVRETPEWKEFMQRGAFNTSALTGNDYKTWLSKAADSHRSLMETAGFIVR, encoded by the coding sequence ATGCGTCGTCTCCACCGATGGTCCCTGGGCGCGCTCGCCGCACTCTGTCTTGCGCCCGCGGCGGCTCAGGCCTGGCAGCCGACGAAGACCGTGGAACTGGTGGTGCCGGCGGGCGTCGGCGGCGGCGCCGACCAGATGGCGCGGGTCATTCAGGGAATCATCCAGAAGCATGGCCTGATGGCGCAGCCCCTGGTGGTGGTGAACCGTCCGGGCGGGGCGGGCGCGCAGGGCTTCCTGGAGATGAAGGGCGCAGCGGGCGACCCCCACAAGATCCTGATCAGCCTGTCCAACGTCTTCACCACACCGCTCGCCACCGGCGCGCCCTTCCGCTGGGACGAACTGACCCCGGTGGCCATGCTGGCGCTGGACGAGTTCATCCTCTGGGTGAACGCCAAGGCGTCCTACAGCGACGTGGCGGGCTTTGTCGCCGCCCTCAAGGCGGCACCCCCCGGTGCCGAATTCAAGATGGGCGGCACCGGCTCCAAGCAGGAAGACCAGATCATCACCGCCGCCATCGAGCAGAAGACCGGTGGCCGCTTCATCTACGTGCCCTACAAGGGCGGTGGAGACGTGGCGACCCAGCTGGTGAAGGGGCAGATCACCGCGTCCGTGAACAATCCCATCGAGGCTGTGACGCAGTGGCGGGCCGGCGAGGTGAGACCGCTCTGCGTCTTCGACGACGAGCGCCTGCCCTATAAGGAGCCCGTGGTCGGCCAGACCTCGTGGGCCGATATCGCCACCTGCAAGGAGGCCGGTCTCGATATCGAATATCTGATGCTGCGCGGCATCTTCGGCCCGCCGCGCCTGACCGCCGATCAGGTCGGTTATTATGTGGAACTGTTCCGCCGGGTGCGCGAGACGCCCGAGTGGAAGGAGTTCATGCAGCGCGGCGCTTTCAACACGAGCGCCCTCACCGGCAATGATTACAAGACCTGGCTCAGCAAGGCGGCGGACAGCCACCGCTCGCTGATGGAAACCGCCGGCTTCATCGTCCGCTGA
- a CDS encoding YqaA family protein, giving the protein MIRKLYDWVLAYSARPSAPWALAIVAFAESSIFPVPPDVLQVPMSLARPDKAWRYALIATIASVLGGLVGYAIGALLYDSLGLWLINLYGYGQKVDAFRAAYAHYGHWVILLKGLTPIPYKLVTITSGFADYSLFWFVVLSVITRGARFFLLAALLHYFGPAARDFIERRLGLVTLGLLAIVVLGLVAAAYLV; this is encoded by the coding sequence ATGATCCGCAAGCTCTATGACTGGGTGCTCGCCTATTCGGCGCGTCCGTCCGCTCCCTGGGCGCTCGCCATCGTTGCCTTTGCGGAAAGCTCCATCTTTCCCGTGCCGCCCGACGTGCTGCAGGTGCCCATGTCGCTGGCGCGGCCGGACAAGGCCTGGCGCTATGCGCTGATTGCCACCATCGCCTCGGTGCTCGGCGGCCTCGTGGGCTATGCCATCGGCGCCCTGCTCTATGACAGCCTCGGCCTGTGGCTCATCAATCTCTATGGCTATGGCCAGAAGGTTGACGCCTTCCGCGCCGCCTATGCCCATTACGGGCACTGGGTGATCCTGCTGAAGGGCCTCACGCCCATTCCCTACAAGCTCGTCACCATCACGTCGGGCTTTGCGGACTACAGCCTGTTCTGGTTCGTCGTCCTCTCGGTCATCACCCGCGGTGCCCGCTTCTTCCTGCTGGCCGCGCTGCTGCACTATTTCGGCCCCGCCGCCCGCGACTTCATCGAGCGCCGCCTCGGCCTCGTGACGCTGGGCCTTCTGGCCATCGTGGTGCTGGGCCTCGTGGCGGCGGCCTATCTAGTCTGA
- a CDS encoding IclR family transcriptional regulator has protein sequence MPDTDLAPRRRGRPASTSPDGGAEVQSLDRAIHLLRILAEADGMSLTDVARRAELPASTTHRLLATLQKRQLVNHDAETGLWTVGLGLFRIGAAYLRIRKLPDIGRPVIRRLLHDADETVNLSMFDGAELVVVGQAEGHASVRAFFRLGQRLPLHATAAGKSILAAAGPAFRGALLAQVRYEPLGVRTHRTERALMDDIAQIIERGYAVDNEEHTTGMRAVAAAIYNEWREPIGAVSVSGPSGRMTDDRVARLGRLITAAADQMTRLYSGADETLPPDFATYR, from the coding sequence ATGCCCGATACGGATCTTGCCCCCCGCCGTCGCGGACGTCCGGCCTCCACGTCGCCGGACGGAGGCGCCGAGGTCCAGTCGCTGGACCGGGCGATCCATCTCCTGCGCATCCTCGCCGAAGCCGACGGCATGAGCCTCACGGACGTGGCCCGCCGCGCGGAACTGCCGGCCTCCACGACCCATCGCCTGCTGGCGACGCTCCAGAAGCGCCAACTGGTCAATCATGACGCGGAGACGGGCCTGTGGACCGTCGGCCTCGGCCTCTTCCGCATCGGCGCGGCCTATCTGCGCATCCGCAAGCTGCCGGACATCGGCCGCCCGGTCATCCGCCGCCTGCTGCATGATGCGGACGAAACGGTGAACCTCTCCATGTTCGACGGCGCCGAACTGGTGGTGGTCGGGCAGGCGGAAGGCCATGCCAGCGTGCGCGCCTTCTTCCGCCTCGGCCAGCGGCTCCCGCTCCACGCCACCGCCGCCGGCAAGAGCATCCTCGCCGCCGCCGGCCCCGCCTTCCGCGGCGCGCTGCTGGCGCAGGTGCGCTACGAGCCGCTGGGCGTGCGCACCCACCGCACCGAGCGCGCCCTCATGGACGACATCGCCCAGATCATCGAGCGCGGCTATGCGGTGGACAATGAGGAGCACACCACCGGCATGCGGGCCGTGGCGGCGGCCATCTACAACGAATGGCGCGAACCCATCGGGGCGGTGTCCGTCTCCGGTCCTTCCGGCCGCATGACGGACGATCGCGTCGCCCGGCTCGGACGCCTCATCACCGCCGCCGCCGACCAGATGACGCGCCTGTATTCCGGCGCCGACGAGACTTTGCCGCCGGATTTCGCGACATATCGCTGA
- a CDS encoding YqaE/Pmp3 family membrane protein produces MIAIAVLLPWLALMLRGRIFQGILCLVLQITLIGWLPAAIWAVVVVNNDNEERRHRELMASLNGQRTR; encoded by the coding sequence ATGATTGCGATTGCGGTGCTGCTCCCCTGGCTGGCGCTCATGCTGCGCGGCCGGATCTTTCAGGGGATCCTGTGCCTGGTGCTCCAGATCACGCTGATCGGCTGGCTGCCGGCGGCCATCTGGGCGGTGGTGGTTGTGAACAACGACAATGAGGAACGCCGGCATCGCGAGCTGATGGCGAGCCTCAACGGCCAACGCACGCGCTGA
- the frc gene encoding formyl-CoA transferase, with protein sequence MGKALDGVRILDFTHVQSGPTCTQLLAWFGADVIKVERPGEGDVTRTQLRDVPNADSLYFTMLNSNKRSITLDTKNAEGKKVLEDLVKVCDVLVENFAPGALDRMGFTWERLQEINPRIILASVKGFGPGPFEDCKVYENVAQCTGGAASTTGFRDGLPMVTGAQIGDSGTGLHLALGIVTALYQREHTGRGQKVLAAMQDSVLNLCRVKVRDQQRLSRGPLREYSQFGEGVPFGDAVPRAGNDSGGGQPGRILKCKGWEHDPNAYLYFITQAPVWEKICDVIGEPTWKTDPNYATAAARLPHLNEIFTRIEAWTMAHTKFEAMEILNQYDIPCGPILSMKEIIEDDSLYATGTLVEVEHPVRGAYVTVGNPIKLSDNDVPVERSPLLGEHTEEILATVLGFDADRIAEVKHSGAVGLSPVRQAAE encoded by the coding sequence ATGGGCAAGGCGTTAGACGGCGTCCGCATTCTCGATTTCACCCACGTTCAGTCGGGCCCCACCTGCACGCAGCTGCTGGCCTGGTTCGGCGCCGACGTGATCAAGGTGGAGCGCCCCGGCGAGGGCGACGTGACGCGCACCCAGCTGCGCGACGTGCCGAATGCCGACAGCCTCTATTTCACCATGCTGAATTCGAACAAGCGTTCGATCACGCTCGACACCAAGAACGCCGAGGGCAAGAAGGTGCTCGAGGATCTGGTGAAGGTGTGCGACGTGCTGGTGGAGAACTTCGCTCCCGGCGCGCTCGACCGCATGGGCTTCACCTGGGAACGCCTGCAGGAAATCAATCCCCGCATCATCCTCGCGTCCGTGAAGGGCTTCGGCCCCGGTCCGTTCGAGGACTGCAAGGTCTATGAGAACGTTGCCCAGTGCACCGGCGGCGCGGCGTCCACCACGGGCTTCCGCGACGGCCTGCCCATGGTCACCGGCGCGCAGATCGGCGACAGCGGCACGGGCCTCCACCTCGCGCTCGGCATCGTCACCGCCCTCTATCAGCGCGAGCACACCGGCCGCGGCCAGAAGGTGCTGGCGGCCATGCAGGACAGCGTGCTCAATCTCTGCCGCGTGAAGGTGCGCGACCAGCAGCGCCTCTCCCGCGGTCCGCTGCGCGAGTACAGCCAGTTCGGCGAGGGCGTGCCCTTCGGCGACGCGGTGCCGCGCGCCGGCAATGACAGCGGCGGCGGCCAGCCCGGCCGCATCCTGAAGTGCAAGGGCTGGGAGCACGATCCCAACGCCTATCTCTATTTCATCACCCAGGCCCCGGTCTGGGAGAAGATCTGCGACGTGATCGGCGAGCCGACCTGGAAGACCGATCCGAACTACGCGACGGCCGCGGCGCGCCTGCCGCATCTCAATGAGATCTTCACGCGGATCGAAGCCTGGACCATGGCCCACACCAAGTTCGAGGCCATGGAGATCCTCAACCAGTACGACATTCCGTGCGGCCCGATCCTCTCCATGAAGGAGATCATCGAGGACGACTCGCTCTACGCCACCGGCACGCTGGTGGAGGTCGAGCATCCGGTGCGCGGCGCCTATGTCACCGTCGGCAACCCCATCAAGCTGTCGGACAACGACGTGCCGGTGGAGCGCTCGCCGCTGCTGGGCGAGCACACGGAGGAAATTCTCGCGACCGTGCTCGGCTTCGATGCCGACCGCATCGCGGAAGTGAAGCATTCCGGCGCGGTGGGGCTGAGCCCCGTGCGCCAGGCGGCCGAATAG
- the oxc gene encoding oxalyl-CoA decarboxylase yields the protein MSAVAQRVETEADAQQELTDGFHLVIDALKLNGIETIYGVPGIPITDLGRMAQAEGIRVVSFRHEQNAGNAAAIAGFLTKKPGVCLTVSAPGFLNGLTALANATTNCFPMILISGSSEREIVDLQQGDYEEMDQLAIAKPLCKAAFRVLHAADIGIGVARAIRAAVSGRPGGVYLDLPAKLFSQVMDAAAGEKSLVKVIDPAPAQIPGPAAVDRAINLLKGAKRPLIILGKGAAYAQADEEIRAFVEKSGIPFLPMSMAKGLLPDTHPQSAGAARSTALKDSDVVILLGARLNWLLSHGKGKTWGEPGSKQFIQVDIEPKEMDSNVEIAAPLVGDIGSVVSALLDRIDGSWQAPPADWIESIRSKKEANIAKMAPKLLKNSSPMDFHGALGSLKKVIAERPDAILVNEGANTLDLARGIIDMYQPRKRLDVGTWGVMGIGMGFAIAAAVETGKPVLAVEGDSAFGFSGMEVETICRYDLPVTIVIFNNNGIYRGTDTDPTGRDPGTTVFVKDSRYDKMMEAFGGVGVNVTTPDELYRAVSAAMDSGKPTLINAVIDPAAGSESGNIGSLNPQSVVVRKK from the coding sequence ATGTCCGCAGTTGCACAGAGGGTCGAAACCGAAGCCGATGCCCAGCAGGAGCTGACCGACGGCTTCCATCTTGTCATCGATGCGCTGAAACTCAACGGCATCGAGACCATCTACGGCGTGCCGGGCATCCCGATCACGGATCTCGGGCGCATGGCGCAGGCCGAAGGCATCCGCGTCGTCTCCTTCCGCCACGAGCAGAATGCGGGCAACGCCGCCGCCATCGCCGGCTTCCTCACCAAGAAGCCGGGCGTCTGCCTCACGGTGTCCGCGCCGGGCTTCCTCAACGGCCTGACCGCGCTCGCCAACGCGACCACCAACTGCTTCCCGATGATCCTCATCTCGGGCTCCTCCGAGCGCGAGATCGTCGACCTGCAGCAGGGCGACTATGAGGAGATGGACCAGCTCGCCATCGCCAAGCCGCTCTGCAAGGCCGCCTTCCGCGTGCTGCATGCGGCCGACATCGGCATCGGCGTCGCCCGCGCCATCCGCGCGGCCGTTTCCGGCCGTCCCGGTGGCGTCTATCTCGACCTGCCCGCGAAGCTCTTCTCGCAGGTGATGGATGCCGCCGCCGGCGAGAAATCGCTGGTGAAGGTCATCGATCCGGCCCCGGCCCAGATCCCCGGCCCGGCGGCTGTGGATCGCGCCATCAACCTGCTGAAGGGTGCCAAGCGCCCGCTCATCATCCTCGGCAAGGGCGCCGCTTATGCCCAGGCCGACGAGGAAATCCGCGCCTTCGTCGAGAAGAGCGGCATTCCCTTCCTGCCCATGAGCATGGCCAAGGGCCTGCTGCCCGACACCCACCCGCAGTCCGCCGGCGCCGCGCGTTCGACCGCGCTGAAGGACTCCGACGTGGTGATCCTGCTCGGCGCCCGGCTGAACTGGCTGCTTTCGCACGGCAAGGGCAAGACCTGGGGCGAGCCCGGTTCCAAGCAGTTCATCCAGGTGGACATCGAGCCGAAGGAGATGGACTCCAACGTCGAGATCGCCGCCCCGCTCGTGGGTGACATCGGCTCGGTGGTCTCCGCCCTGCTCGACCGGATCGACGGCTCCTGGCAGGCGCCGCCCGCGGACTGGATCGAGTCGATCCGCTCCAAGAAGGAAGCCAACATCGCCAAGATGGCGCCGAAGCTTCTCAAGAACTCCTCCCCGATGGACTTCCACGGCGCGCTCGGCTCGCTGAAGAAGGTCATCGCCGAGCGTCCCGACGCGATCCTCGTCAACGAGGGCGCCAACACCCTCGACCTCGCCCGCGGCATCATCGACATGTACCAGCCGCGCAAGCGCCTGGACGTGGGCACCTGGGGCGTGATGGGCATCGGCATGGGCTTCGCCATCGCGGCGGCCGTCGAGACCGGAAAGCCGGTGCTGGCGGTGGAAGGCGACAGCGCCTTCGGCTTCTCCGGCATGGAGGTAGAGACCATCTGCCGCTACGACCTGCCGGTCACCATCGTCATCTTCAACAACAACGGCATCTACCGCGGCACGGACACCGATCCGACCGGCCGCGATCCGGGCACCACGGTGTTCGTGAAGGACAGCCGCTACGACAAGATGATGGAAGCCTTCGGCGGCGTGGGCGTGAACGTCACCACCCCCGACGAGCTCTATCGCGCGGTCAGCGCCGCCATGGACAGTGGCAAGCCGACGCTCATCAACGCCGTCATCGATCCGGCGGCGGGCAGCGAGAGCGGCAACATCGGCAGCCTCAACCCGCAGAGCGTGGTGGTGCGCAAGAAGTGA
- the frc gene encoding formyl-CoA transferase has translation MSKPLEGIKIIDFTHVQAGPACTQLLAWFGADVIKVERPGAGDVTRSQLRDISNADALYFTMLNSNKRSLTLDTKTPQGKEVLTKLIKESDVLVENFGPGALDRMGFTWEHIKELNPGMIVASVKGFSDGHHYEDLKVYENVAQCAGGAASTTGFWDGPPTVSAAALGDSNTGMHLAIGILTALHARNKTGKGQKVAVSMQDSVINLCRVKLRDQQRLDRVGYLEEYPQYPHGTFSDVVPRGGNAGGGGQPGWVLKCKGWETDPNAYIYFTIQGHAWAPICRALGKEEWIDDPAYNTAEARQDKIFEIFAFIEAWLADKTKFEAVDILRKFDIPCAPVLTMKEIANDPSLRESGTIVEVDHKQRGKYLTVGSPIKFSDMTVEITGSPLLGEHTDEVLADLGYTPEQIKALHEARAV, from the coding sequence ATGTCGAAGCCACTCGAGGGTATCAAGATCATCGACTTCACCCATGTGCAGGCCGGCCCCGCCTGCACGCAGCTGCTGGCCTGGTTCGGCGCTGACGTGATCAAGGTGGAGCGTCCGGGCGCTGGCGACGTGACCCGCAGCCAGCTGCGCGACATTTCCAACGCCGACGCGCTCTACTTCACCATGCTGAACTCCAACAAGCGCTCGCTCACCCTGGACACCAAGACCCCCCAGGGCAAGGAAGTGCTCACGAAGCTCATCAAGGAGAGCGACGTGCTGGTGGAGAACTTCGGTCCCGGCGCGCTGGACCGCATGGGCTTCACCTGGGAGCACATCAAGGAGCTCAACCCCGGCATGATCGTCGCCTCGGTGAAGGGCTTCTCCGACGGCCACCACTATGAAGACCTGAAGGTGTACGAGAACGTCGCGCAGTGCGCTGGCGGCGCCGCCTCCACCACCGGCTTCTGGGATGGCCCGCCCACCGTTTCGGCGGCTGCGCTCGGTGACAGCAACACCGGCATGCACCTCGCCATCGGCATCCTCACGGCGCTGCACGCCCGCAACAAGACCGGCAAGGGCCAGAAGGTCGCCGTGTCCATGCAGGACTCGGTCATCAACCTCTGCCGCGTGAAGCTGCGCGACCAGCAGCGCCTCGACCGCGTCGGCTACCTCGAGGAGTATCCGCAGTATCCGCACGGCACCTTCTCGGATGTCGTGCCGCGCGGCGGCAATGCGGGCGGCGGCGGCCAGCCCGGCTGGGTGCTGAAGTGCAAGGGCTGGGAGACCGATCCCAACGCCTACATCTACTTCACCATCCAGGGCCATGCCTGGGCCCCCATCTGCCGCGCCCTCGGCAAGGAAGAGTGGATCGACGATCCGGCCTACAACACGGCGGAAGCCCGTCAGGACAAGATCTTCGAGATCTTCGCCTTCATCGAGGCCTGGCTCGCGGACAAGACCAAGTTCGAGGCGGTGGACATCCTGCGCAAGTTCGACATCCCCTGCGCGCCGGTGCTCACCATGAAGGAGATCGCCAACGATCCGTCCCTGCGTGAGAGCGGCACCATCGTGGAAGTCGATCACAAGCAGCGCGGCAAGTACCTCACCGTCGGTTCGCCCATCAAGTTCTCGGACATGACGGTGGAAATCACCGGCTCGCCGCTGCTGGGCGAGCACACCGACGAAGTGCTGGCCGACCTCGGCTACACCCCCGAGCAGATCAAGGCCCTGCACGAGGCGCGCGCGGTCTGA
- a CDS encoding 2-dehydropantoate 2-reductase: MKVCIYGAGAIGGYLGVQLANAGAEVSLVARGAHLEAMRQNGVKLLINGEERVARVNASDDPAELGPQDYVFISLKAHSVPGVVERMRPLLGNDTSVVTAVNGVPYWYFYKHGGPLEGRTLESIDPGGKQWDVLRPERAIGCIVYPATEVVEPGVIQHIYGDKFPIGEPSGERTERIQRLSDLMNSAGLRAPVVDHIRDEMWLKLWGNLCFNPISALTNATLEVIAADPDTRSVAKAMMLEAQEIATRLGVSFRVDVERRINGAGAVGAHKTSMLQDLERGRPMEIDPLVTVVQEMGRMVDVPTPTLDVVLALVRQRAATAGIGDHLSTPPLTAADLRAADLHASTGKMAARH; this comes from the coding sequence ATGAAGGTGTGCATCTATGGGGCAGGGGCCATCGGCGGCTATCTCGGCGTTCAGCTGGCCAATGCCGGCGCGGAGGTCAGCCTCGTGGCGCGTGGTGCCCATCTCGAAGCCATGCGGCAGAACGGCGTGAAGCTCCTCATCAACGGGGAAGAGCGCGTCGCCCGCGTGAACGCCAGCGATGATCCGGCGGAGCTCGGCCCGCAGGATTACGTCTTCATCTCCCTCAAGGCCCATTCCGTCCCCGGCGTGGTGGAGCGCATGCGCCCCCTGCTCGGCAACGACACCAGCGTCGTCACCGCCGTCAACGGCGTGCCCTACTGGTATTTCTACAAGCACGGCGGGCCGCTGGAAGGCCGGACGCTGGAGAGCATCGATCCGGGTGGAAAGCAGTGGGACGTGCTGCGCCCCGAGCGCGCCATCGGCTGCATCGTCTATCCCGCCACCGAAGTGGTGGAGCCCGGCGTCATCCAGCACATCTACGGCGACAAGTTCCCCATCGGCGAGCCGTCCGGTGAGCGCACAGAGCGCATCCAGCGCCTGAGCGATCTCATGAATTCCGCCGGCCTGCGCGCGCCGGTGGTGGATCACATCCGCGACGAGATGTGGCTGAAGCTGTGGGGCAACCTCTGCTTCAACCCCATCAGCGCCCTCACCAACGCCACCCTCGAAGTGATCGCCGCCGATCCGGACACCCGCTCGGTGGCCAAGGCGATGATGCTGGAGGCACAGGAGATCGCCACCCGTCTCGGCGTGAGCTTCCGTGTGGACGTGGAGCGCCGCATCAACGGCGCCGGCGCGGTGGGTGCGCACAAGACCTCCATGCTCCAGGATCTGGAGCGCGGGCGCCCCATGGAGATCGATCCGCTGGTGACCGTGGTTCAGGAAATGGGCCGCATGGTGGATGTGCCCACCCCGACGCTCGACGTGGTTCTGGCCCTCGTGCGCCAGCGCGCCGCCACCGCCGGCATCGGCGATCATCTGTCGACCCCGCCGCTCACCGCGGCCGACCTGCGGGCGGCGGACCTTCATGCCTCCACGGGCAAGATGGCCGCGCGGCACTGA